Part of the Sphaerochaeta associata genome is shown below.
CAAACAACTCACACTTCTCTCACACGAGGAAGAAGACATTATGATGGGTAAAATCATTCAAGAAATATCCATTATCAAGAATTAAATTTAATTTCACGGAGATGAAGATATGTCAGCATTAGTTTATATTCTACAAGAAACCCAAGTTGTATTAGCGATGGACACCTTGAGTTCGAAATACACAGAAGCTGGACTAAAACCGTTTAAATTTTTATCGAAGATTTTCCCTCTCATGCATATGAATTCTATACTATGCGGAACTGGAAACTTCCAACCCATACTCAAGTGGTTTGAATACATTGAATCAAGCATTGTTGCATACGGAATTGTTCAACTAAACCGGCTTACCGAGTTGTCAATAAAAGCCTTTATGGAAATTGAGAATGCAACCGATGAGCCTACTACACTTTATCAATTTGGGTTAAGCGAGATTGATGGCAAATTCTATGGATATGCCTATAGGTCTACCAACAATTTCGCTAGTGAAGAGCTGCAATATTCCATTGGGGTAAAACCTCAAGACGCTTTTAATTCGATTAAGGAACTTTCCAAATTTATTGAAGGAAATATTGATCAGGACGTCCTTGCTTCTCTCCTGTTAAAGCTAAAAGAGTATGATGACAATCTTGGCGATATGCATCCGGATAAAGTTGGCATTGGAGGACAAATGGAAATCTGCATTTTGCAAAAAAATTCATTACAAATCGTGAGGCAAGATATTTTCCCCGATTGTGAATCTGTCTATCAGGAAATTCTCGCTGGTTGTTCTTCTTGACATGAGTAGGCTGTAAAATCAGGTGAATCGAATTTTCACGAGATGATCCAAGATCAGAAGAGGATAAAAATGCTTTCAAACTTTCCAAAATCAAATATTTCAATAACCAATAGAGACGGTGAAGTACTGTACCAAAATATTAAGGCTGTTTTTGCTGACAATATGTTCTTGATTGAGGACATAAAACTGATTTTTGAGGAAGGGGATATCATCGAGAAAATGCTTCCTAATGGCAGATCTGAGCGATACGAGATTCTTAAAACTGGATTTACTGAAGGCTTGAGCACAATCCCCGCCCACTTCCAAACCAAAGTCAGGAAAATCATCAAACACAAGGCTGAAAATATTCAAGGCTACACTCCGAGCATCATCAACAACACTTATTCTGGGGTTGCAAATTTACAGGTTCAACAAAACACTCATAATTCATCACAAGTTATGAACATCAAGAACGGCTTGGACTATGAGCAGATTGAACTTATCCTCGAACTTCTTAAGTGCGATAAGTTAAAAAATGAGATTCCAGCTGAACGATTGAGCGAGTTTGAAAAGGCCAAGGATGACCTTGAATCTGCTATACAAAGAAAAGATCCTAAAGAAAAAATCAAACCTGTCCTTTCCTTCATTAAAAATCTTATTTTTACATGCGGAACTTCTGCATTGTCTGCAATGGTAGTAGATCAGATTTCAAAGATAATTTAGGAGAAACAAATGGATAACAAAGGAATAGTGCTGGAGCTTCAGAGGGAAGCATTGGACAATTCCTCTGACATCGTAGGCCTATTGAGAAAGGCAAAAATTATTGCTTATAAATTAGGCCTTGAAGATCTCACTGAATGGGCGACAAAGGAGGTAGGAGGATACACTTCAACTGACCTAGCAGAAACCATTCCGAGATATCGACACATATCTGGTGGAACTATCGAGTTTTTTAATCCATATCGTGGTTATTGTCCGACATATATAGATGATGCAGAACTATTAAAAAGACTTGATAGTTGTATCATCTATTTAGGAATTCCCAAGATAACCTCCTATCTTAAAACTGAGAAATCCAGCATATTCCGCTACACATTTACGCCAGATGCACAGAAGATACTTAACAGTATTAGCACCACTCCATGTGATTTTAGCTATTCAGTCAAATATCCGGTGAATTGTCTATTTCAGATTCTCGAAGACGCCCGGAACGTAATCATCGATTGGACATTGTTGCTGGAATCTAACGGGATTCTCGGTATCGACTTTTCATTTTCGGATAAGGAAATTGGAATTGCAGCATCTAAAAAGAGTATTGTAAACTATTACACGACTAACGTTTTCCTCAATTCTTCAAATTTTCAAATCCAACAGAATTCTACAGAAGCCAAACAAGTATTATCCATCTCGGATTTATCTAAATAGACTATTACATTCTAATAGATAGTTTAAATTAGATTATTCATCACTAAAATAAATTAGCAAAAACACACATGATATCATCTTATAGATCTCATAATCAAAAACATCTCATTTGAAATATTAGATAAAGTTTATTTGAAATTTTCAAAATTAAATGTTATTCATAAAATTTGAATTGAAACTTACTACAAGTATAAATATTCTTCAAATAAGGAGTTTGAGATGGATATCAAGGATTTCAAGAAAAGAATTTCAAGCAATATTAGAATTTTAACTAAATGGTATGACTATAAGATTGGTGCTCTGGAAAATGATGCAGGAGTCTCTCCTGGATATGTTTCTCGCCTGTCCAAAGAAGATTCTTTATCCTCCATGCCATTAATTGACTTGCTCGTCGAGACTTCAACAAAGTTCAAAGTATCTATTGATTCATTAATCTATTCGGATTTTACCAAGTTCGCTAATGAAGATAAGAAGAGACTGTATTTATTTAGTGAAACACTATTGTATTTAACCGATACTAGCCAACTTTTATGGAAGAGGAATGATGAGAAGCTGGTCTCGGAAGATGAGGTCGTTGGCAGCTACCTTGTTCAGTATAACAACGAAATTTCCTTCTATATTTTTGAATTGGAGTCAGTTAATGAGGAATGTCCTGGTTATTCATTATGGGTGGAAAACAGAGAGAAGAAAACAAATGTTGTTATAGTCAATTCCCCTGGTCCTGCGCTCTACGAAATCCTTGCCAGACTATATGAATCCGCCGGAGCAAGTGCAGATACAGTCTTTATTGATGAATCCGCAGACAGTGCAATCAGGTGTTTTATGGCTGAAAATGGAAATGTATTAAAGAATTCATCCGAACTTAAAAAGTACAAGCCTTTATTTGATAGATTGAACGGTAGAAAAGAAGAAGAGATAACATTAACCTTCTTTGATATTGAGCAATGCTTAGGGTTTTCTCTTCCTGCAAGTGCTTATAAATATACATCATTTTGGGCAAACAACACCAATGGACAACATCAGCATTGTAAATCTTGGCAGGATGCTGGGTACAAAACAATAGATGTTCCGAAAAGCATTATCAATCAATACATTACATTCAAAAGTATTAAGGAGCCGAATCATGAGATTTAAGAAAGCGGTTACAGTCATTATTGCTCTCTTGTTGGCGAATTTTGTGTTTGCCCAGGAATATACTACCTATGCAGCCTCGTCAAATATCAATTCACAAGGATATAGAAAAACAGACCCTGTTTGGATTTTGAGTAATGCGAATAACTTTCTATGGAATAGGATTGTTGAAGAATCCGTGAAGAATGAATTTGAGAAACGGAATATCAATGTATTTTTAACCACAGATCAATTCGATTTGGTTGATGCTGCAGAGAATGAGTATGAGGCCTTTTATAATGCCGTTTTACAGTCCCAAGCAACATTTATTCTAGAAATCGGTATAGAAAATTTTAACACATATGAATATGGTGGAGGAGTTGCTAAGTTCGATGCGGTTGGAAATTTGGTGCGACTTGATGCCAACATAACCACATTGAAGATTGGACTCTCCACAGAGGCTGATAAGAATGACATGTTGTCGTTCAATGCCACTCGTAAACCAAGTATAGAAAGTATGGCAAAGGCATTGGTAGACGAATATATGCGTTATGCCAGATAACTAAACAACGACATCACAGATAAAAAATTCCTAAACGATTGGAGGTAATTAAATGATTACTGTGGATACCTATGTCAACGAACGTGAATGTGAATTTAAAGGTGAGAAGTATATTGTCCGAGACAATGGCGCTGTTATGCGTCTTTCGAAGAAAAACTATCGGAAAAGAAAGTTAGACAATAAGTGGACATTTGGAGTTGGAGATAAAACAACTGGTTATCTCAAATTTAGCAGCATCCCAATTCATAGAATTATTGCTACTGCTTTTCTTGGAAGTCCCAAAGATAGTAATTACGTTGTGGATCACATCAATACAAATCGGCAAGATAATACTCCGGGAAATCTGCGATGGGTTACGAGATTTGAGAATGTCTTTCTAAACCCAATAACTTGTAGAAATCTGGAGATGCTAACAGGACTTACCATTGACGAGATAATTCAAAATCCCAAAATACTGGAAAACTATAAGGTGTCGAAAAATATAGCTTGGATGAGAAAGGTGAACTCTGAGGAAAGCCGGAACTGCTATCAAAATCTTATGAATTGGGCTTTGAATTCAAAGATTGGGCCTTCAAAAAAACGAGGCATAATTGGAGAATGGGTTTATCAAACAAGATATCTTCCTCCTAAAGAAGATACCATGGAACATAGAAAGGTGGATAAAGTCTATCCATGCTGTCCTTCCGACAACGAAGAGAGATCCTTGGAAAACTATCAAAAAAAGCTCCAGTACGGAACTGTCTTTTTAGAAACATCAATCACGAAGTATATTACTGTTGAATCTACCATTTTTAATAGAAAACTTATTATTAGAACAAGAGATGTGAATGATCAGGCTCTTAAACCGTGGTTTGTGTCCTGTGTGACTCTAGAAAATGGCAGATTTCAACATGAGTTGGTTAAATCTTGCTTTGTAGAAGAAGGGTCAAAGGAGTTCTTTGACATCATGCAAGATAAACCCTGGGAGTCTAATCACTCTTTTGACTATATGTGCTGAGTCAAATGAACACACGGTCTTAACATTGAAAACTATGGCATTCCCATGAACTGTTAGGTTGTCTTCTATGCCCTGTTTATGGTATTAAACTGGTTTATAATAAACACTACAATAGCACAGCCAATCCTCTATAAAACATATAACGGAATATTTCATTGCATTGGATAAAGATATTTAACCTATAAATCATCAATGACAACTTGCCCATGATACAAGATTACCCTATGCAAGTATTTGTTTTGTAAACACTTATTTTTTCGTTATTTTACCAGTTTTTCAGGATTTTTTATTAATTTAGACTACTCAATTTCGTCAATTTTTACCAAAGATACGTACACTCGTATTTTCAACAATACCGTTGATTAATATGCCATTTAGTTTTGGGGTTCAGGGGTTTTGTTTGCTTTTTTCACAGCTTTCTTCGAGCTGTAATGGGTGCTCTTTCTGACCTTGTTCCCGTGCTCATCAACCTCGATGTTGGAGCGCTTTGCCTTCAGTTTCTGCACGCGTTTGAACTGTCGTTCATGGATGATGGGGATGTGATGGTTGCGTGACCGATGGACCTCGAAGGGGTCACGAACGCTTCTCTTGGTTGAAGGAAAATCAGCGGACTCGGTTTCCCCGTAGACTGAGGTACCGGTATATTTCTCATTGGTGAGGATATTCTCGATTGTCTTCACCGGCCATTTCTTCTTGCCCGTTGGTGTAGGAACCTTCAAGGATTCCAGTTCCTTCTTGATCCTCACGATACTCCAGCCTTGCTCGTACCAGTCAAAGATCTTCAGGACTATTCTGGCTTCAGCAATGTTGAGGATGAGTCCTTCCTCCTCATTACGATCATACCCATAACACCTGCGGGAGAATGCCGGGGAGTCAGGATCCATGGTACTTCTTCGAAGCCCCCATTTGATGTTCTCGCTCTTGTTCTCACTCTCGGCCTGGGCTATGCCTGCATGGAGTGTGAGCAGCAACTCCCCTGCCTGGCTGAGGAGGTGGATCTGCTCATTGTAGAAAAAGACATCCACCTTCAGTTCCTTGAGCCTCCGAAGCGTCACCAGAAAATCCACACAGTTGCGTCCGAACCGGCTGATGGACTTGGTGTAGATCATATCAATCTTCCCCGCCTCACAGTCGGCCAGCAGGCTCTGGAAGCCAGGACGCGTGCTGATGGTCCTACCAGACTTGATATCGATATAGGTACCGACATATTCCCAAGCGGGATTATCCAGGATGTCCTCCTTCTCGAAGTCCATCTGGGCTGAAAGACTATGAAGCTGTCGCTCCTTCTGCGTGCTAACACGACAGTACAAGGCAACCCGGAGACGCTTGAAATGTCGCTTGGCTGGTATGACATGTATGATGGGTTTTCTTTTCTCGTCGGGCATGATCTGTTCTGTATATCATGGATCGAGGGAGAAGGATAGTTTTTTGCTGTCTACAAGAAAAATTAAGATAGATTTGATTTCTGCATATTGTGGTGATAAACAGCCACTAACAATCTTCATCCCTCATCTTGTAGAAGTTTGTCACAATCAATCGCGAATAATCCATTGAAAAGAACTAGGGCTGTGGATTGCCTACCTGTTACCCTATTTCGGGAAATCGCTCTGGACGTATCATTCAGCGATTTCTGTGGAAAAGTGAGAAGCCTACGGAACTCCCGGTCAGTATTTTACATCAATATTATGCAAGCGTTTCTGAATAAAAATCACATTTTCTGAAAGTACTCATTTGCGATATTGTTCATCAGAGTCTATACTTTTCATTAAGACTTTAGACGGAGCCGTAAAATGCCCTATGAAACCGAAGATAGGCTAAGAAGTTATCTTGATACTTATCAGCAAGGAAGAGAGCAATTGTGTCTTGCTGTATTACAAACTGATAGGTCCTACTCAGACATAAGACCGAGACAACCAAAAGGTGGACGCGATGGCAATCGTGACATCCAAGCAATTTACAAAGGAGAACAAGTTGCATTTGGGGCTGTTGGATTTGTAAATGGAGCGAATGATTCAAGAAGTCAAAAAACAAAAATTCAAAATAAATTCAAATCGGACCTTACAGGTGCAAAAGAAGAATGCAAGGACCTGAAAATATTTGTTTTCTTCACCAATATTATATTCACCGTTGGCGAGAAAGAGAAACTTGAAAAACATGCAAAGGATGCAGGAATTACTCATTGCGATATTTATGACAGAGAGAGAATTCGGATTGCCTTGGACAGTCCTGATGGTCTTGCTGCTCGTTATCAATATCTTGGACTTAAATTATCCGACACAGAACAACAAGCCTTTTTTAATCGATGGGGTGATGATATTCAAACAATGATTTCCAATAGATTCAGTGAAATGGATACGAAACTCAATAGAATCCTGTTCTTAGAAGAATCCAAGACACCCCTTATTTATTTTTCAATCGGGTTTGAATTGAAACGGAAGTATGCAGCAGAGGAATTTGGGAATTATAGGGTGTTCTGCAGTTTAATGATGATTGAACCGAAGTTGAAGATTGCTGGGTTAAAATTTGGTTCATCAGATGCTTCATTGGATTCCAGCAATAGTGCTTGCTTGAAAAAAGGGAGAGGAATAAAAGATTCCATCAATACTTGGCAATGGATAGAAACCACCAATGAAGAAAATCTTAATCTTGAATTAGAGAGAAATGGTTCTGGTATAGGTGTAGCTGAATTAGGTGGATTGTTTATAACTTACGAAACTGGAAGCTTTATCAGGTTGCGCCCTACAATCTCAATGATTGACTTGAATGATGCCACTTTTGTAATTTTTTGTAATAAAAAATTTGCAGAGAAAATAAAAACAATCAGAATCTATTCTAATGATTATTTTTTACATGAGATAGATAACTTGAAAATTGACGAGTCCGAATTTGAACCAAATTTGCCAATTAGTTTTATTGAAGAGGATTTGTCAGACAAATGGGTACGAATAAGACGAGCAGATGGTTTGGGAGCTACTTTTCATTTGGATTTTATTAGATTCACTCCAAAACGCTTGTATGCACCTAACGTAGTTTACGAAACCACAACAGAAAGGGAAAAATAGTGTTTTTCAAATCTCTGCAAGAAATTTAAAATTATATTTTTTTTGTCAGTAGTATTTCGAGTATGTGAAAGCCCCTCTTAGGTATCGAAAGACATTTGGGGTAGCATCTCAGAAAAGCCTAACTTTTCGTCCGCACCTCCAGTAGTCTCCATTCATTCCTACCATGCAGTAATGGCTTATTAGAGAAAATACAATTTCAAGAAAACTTAGTTCTTGTTT
Proteins encoded:
- a CDS encoding DUF7662 domain-containing protein, whose amino-acid sequence is MDIKDFKKRISSNIRILTKWYDYKIGALENDAGVSPGYVSRLSKEDSLSSMPLIDLLVETSTKFKVSIDSLIYSDFTKFANEDKKRLYLFSETLLYLTDTSQLLWKRNDEKLVSEDEVVGSYLVQYNNEISFYIFELESVNEECPGYSLWVENREKKTNVVIVNSPGPALYEILARLYESAGASADTVFIDESADSAIRCFMAENGNVLKNSSELKKYKPLFDRLNGRKEEEITLTFFDIEQCLGFSLPASAYKYTSFWANNTNGQHQHCKSWQDAGYKTIDVPKSIINQYITFKSIKEPNHEI
- a CDS encoding recombinase family protein; this translates as MPDEKRKPIIHVIPAKRHFKRLRVALYCRVSTQKERQLHSLSAQMDFEKEDILDNPAWEYVGTYIDIKSGRTISTRPGFQSLLADCEAGKIDMIYTKSISRFGRNCVDFLVTLRRLKELKVDVFFYNEQIHLLSQAGELLLTLHAGIAQAESENKSENIKWGLRRSTMDPDSPAFSRRCYGYDRNEEEGLILNIAEARIVLKIFDWYEQGWSIVRIKKELESLKVPTPTGKKKWPVKTIENILTNEKYTGTSVYGETESADFPSTKRSVRDPFEVHRSRNHHIPIIHERQFKRVQKLKAKRSNIEVDEHGNKVRKSTHYSSKKAVKKANKTPEPQN
- a CDS encoding HNH endonuclease signature motif containing protein, which produces MITVDTYVNERECEFKGEKYIVRDNGAVMRLSKKNYRKRKLDNKWTFGVGDKTTGYLKFSSIPIHRIIATAFLGSPKDSNYVVDHINTNRQDNTPGNLRWVTRFENVFLNPITCRNLEMLTGLTIDEIIQNPKILENYKVSKNIAWMRKVNSEESRNCYQNLMNWALNSKIGPSKKRGIIGEWVYQTRYLPPKEDTMEHRKVDKVYPCCPSDNEERSLENYQKKLQYGTVFLETSITKYITVESTIFNRKLIIRTRDVNDQALKPWFVSCVTLENGRFQHELVKSCFVEEGSKEFFDIMQDKPWESNHSFDYMC